The following DNA comes from Hordeum vulgare subsp. vulgare chromosome 3H, MorexV3_pseudomolecules_assembly, whole genome shotgun sequence.
TCTTTGCCAGCCGCGCCGCCGTCTAGCAGGTGCCTCGCCATCTCCGGGTCCTGCtggctcctcgtcttcttctcctcGCTCTTCCCCCACAGCACGAAGTATAGCCCGATTACGATCAGCACCGCCCCGATGATCCTGCATGCATGCGCCCAACCAGCCATGGATCGATCGTGTCAGTCAGTCAGACAAGTGCGATGTAATGGTGGTGTCTGCATGCAGCTAGACGTACGTACCCTCCGGTGTAGAGCTGGTCGCCGAGGATGACGGCGGCcatgacggcgacggcgacggtctGGACGGGCTGGAAGACGGCGGTGAAGAGAGGGCCGCCGCGGTCGATGCACCAGATCTGGAGCGCGAAGGCAACGCCGGAGGCAACCAGCCCGGCGTAGAGGATGGTGAAGAGCTCCCCGCCGGACCGGACCTTCCACCGGCTGAGGTCCACCTCGGTGAAGGCGGCGATGACGAGGAACTGGAGCAGCCCGAAGACGCAGGTGAGCGAGATGACCGACAGCCTCGCCGGGTACCGCTTGAGGACGGGCACCTGGAGCACCATCCATCCCGACCAGGAGAGGCAGTGGCCGAGGATGAAGACGCAGCCCAGGGTCCAGTTGAAGATGGGGCTGCCGGAGGTCCAGGAGAGGACGGCCTGCACGTGCAGGTTGTGGCTGAAGAGCGGCAGGCCCTTGTAGAGCGTGATCACCGTGGCGCCGCCGACGCTCACCACCGTGCCCACCACCTTGGCCACCCCGTGCCGCCGGCCCAGGTCCACCTGCTCCAGCCGGAGCACCGCGGCCAGCACGAAGGTGATGGCCGGCACCATGTTCTGGATCGCGGACGCGTAGGTCGGCGACAGGTGGTACAGCCCCAGCAGGTAGAACCCCTGGTTCGCCGTGATCCCGATGAGCGCCAGCACGAAGAACTCCGCCAGCAGCGACAAGGTCAGCGGCGGCCTGTCCTTCCTGAAGTACAACAAGATAGAAAAAACACAGACACCAGGATTCAGAAAACCGTCGACCACCATTGCTGATTTGCTGGATTGGTGGAAGAAGAAGCAGGGAAGAAGAACGGTGGAGGCGGGAGCGCACTTCTCGAGGAAGTAGGCGAAGGGGGCGAGGAGGGCGAGGGAGATGACGTTGCGGTAGACGATGAAGACGAGCTTGCTGATGCCCATGTTGAGCGCCGCCCGGCTGACGATGTGGAAGCCGGCGAGCAGGAACTGCAGCGCCAGCACCCCCATGAACAGCTTCACCTTCTCCCGgtgcgccgccgccgcgcccgcaCCAACACCTGCCTGCTGCTGATCCCTCCCCATCTCCACAACTCTTCTTACTGATCTTCTACAGAGAAACAAACAATGGACAGCGCTCACTGCTTGTGGTTCagctgggaggaggaggaggagatgcagGGTGCAGGGGTATATATAGCGGTCGTCGCCATTGTTGCATCCTCTGGGTGGCCTCTCCTACCTATCTCGGCGTGGTTGTCCTGTCCTGGAGCAGtagacatacatacatacatacatacatacatggtcCTGGTAACAAGTAGACACAGGACGACTGCTAGCTAAAGAGACCTGGCAAGTGCATGAATGCTCTCTCTTTCCAGCAGCAACTGAATTTGATCCATGGCCTAATGCCTCACATAATTGGCGTTGCATCGCGTCCAAGCCCATGATGCAATCGCTTTAACCCATTCATTACCCGTCACGTGCACGCCGGATTACCAGCAGCAACAGATCAACTGAAATTGATGTCGCTGGCCGCCTGCCTAACCGCAGCAGCCCATGATGAGGCGCCTTAATTTGATTTTCAGCGGCAGCACGATGTTAAGTGAGTGCCATGTTCTATCTATCACCTAGCATCCACACAGACATGCACATATACTATTTGCCTTTTATTCCTTGGCCAGACACCCCGATGTTCTGATTCTCGAGCTAGGACGTTTTAACAGAAATGTGATGTGATCATGTGATCTACACAGGACAGGAGGCCATAAATCAATACCAACAGTTAAATGGTACACCTGTCCATGTAGGCAGTCAGGGCACATAGTTATTGCAGCAGGCCATAAATGTAGTAACATGATCCAGTCTACATTCTGAATCAGAACATCCTAGCTAGCTAATCCGGTCTACATCCTGAATCAAAATCTACACAGacgtatacatacatacatacata
Coding sequences within:
- the LOC123439165 gene encoding WAT1-related protein At3g18200-like, with the protein product MGRDQQQAGVGAGAAAAHREKVKLFMGVLALQFLLAGFHIVSRAALNMGISKLVFIVYRNVISLALLAPFAYFLEKKDRPPLTLSLLAEFFVLALIGITANQGFYLLGLYHLSPTYASAIQNMVPAITFVLAAVLRLEQVDLGRRHGVAKVVGTVVSVGGATVITLYKGLPLFSHNLHVQAVLSWTSGSPIFNWTLGCVFILGHCLSWSGWMVLQVPVLKRYPARLSVISLTCVFGLLQFLVIAAFTEVDLSRWKVRSGGELFTILYAGLVASGVAFALQIWCIDRGGPLFTAVFQPVQTVAVAVMAAVILGDQLYTGGIIGAVLIVIGLYFVLWGKSEEKKTRSQQDPEMARHLLDGGAAGKDQRVSATVLA